The Lycium barbarum isolate Lr01 chromosome 11, ASM1917538v2, whole genome shotgun sequence genome contains the following window.
AGTTACTTCCATGGTTTGGTTAGATAAGAAAAAGTTAAGGTACATGATACCTCTTCATGTAATCTTTCTCCAACCCTTGAgaaaattgaatgaaaatcactaaATTCTTCTTACTACGTGTTAAACAACAAGGTAAACCCTTTTTACTTTCCTCTAGAAGTGAATGATCAATAGGTCAGCGAAGGAAAGTAATGATCAACACCCATTCCTGTTCCCTTCCTTCTTCTTTTCCATTGTTGAACCGAATAAACTTTAGCTTAGTTAGAGGCAGATGGGGTGGTCACAGCAATAATAATGTTCTTGTTACATTGATGTAGAGGTTGGTGATTGTAATTGTAAAATTTGGAGTTTAGGTTATCATGTTTGCCACTCTCATCATCGTAGTGGAAGTTCCTTGGGGAAATGCAATAAAAGCAGCATCTGCTCTATTATCATATGTTCGTTTTCTTTCATTGAGTTGAAATTATCAGTTCATGAATTAATAGTGACTGACAAATTTTGCTTCCAACTGTTGCGGCAGGTACATTTTGATATATCCTCAAGGATGTGATGTTTGCAACCATCTCTCTTTGTTTCTTTGTGTGGCTAATCATGACAAGCTCCTTCCAGGTGCGCGATAATGTTGTGATAGTTCTAACAGtaccaattttaaaaaaataaatgttGTGATAGTTCATCACAAATTCTGTAGAAAGTGACGTGTTAGCTATggttatgacttatgatgttTCATTCTCTATTTTGATAAGAACAGGTTGGAGTCATTTTGCTCAATTCACTATAGCTGTGGTGAACAAAGACCCGAAGAAGTCCAAGTATTCAGGTTGGTTTATTGGGTGTGTTCTTTTACAGTTGTTTTATTGGTTCCATTTGTGCTCACATTAATATACAGTTGCAAATTTTCTGCAGATACATTACATCGTTTCTGGAAGAAAGAGCATGATTGGGGGTGGAAAAAATTTATGGAGCTGTCGAAAGTTTTAGATGGTTTTGTCGATGCTGATACCCTCATAATTAAAGCTCAAGTTCAAGTAATCAGGTCTATCACGAGTTGTTCCTATTTGAGGCTTTCTAGATTGATGTTTGTTTCTCTTCTCCGTACACGGACAAATGGGAGGCTCTTCtaaatttggaaattaattttAGGTTCCTTTTAATGCAGCTCACAGTGTTACCCTTAAATTGCATCTTCAGCCAGAAAAATGAAATCCGTTCTTCTTTGATTGTCCTGTGATTATTAATACACCCCTCTTGCTTTCATCTATCTCAGTTCAAATGCATATACCTTTTGTTTTACCTTAAGAGGTTTAGCAGATGCGCTATGGTAAATGTCAAAGTGATATCTTATGTATGCTTGTGAATGGGGTGTAAAACGTACGGTTTGAGCTTTTTTAAAGTGTTATGCATAAAAAAGATCAAGTTGGTTGATCTCAAGTATAGATGTGGAAAACACGCCAGAAGTATGGCATATGACCTGATATGGACATACTGACATGAAGTATGAACATCATTGAATTGGGTTTCCAAAATTTCTATTTTTTAAGCTTTACACACATATTAATCTAAGTAGGAAGTTATACTTGCACATTGTTTGTGCGTTACAAATTAATCATACAATACAACAATCTCTTTTTCCTCGATGCCATTTATCCTTGTGTTTCGTTACCTTCTAATATTCTACTATTATAAGTTGACCTTGCGTGCATAGGACATGATTGAAGTGCCCTTGCTGCATACTGTGAAGTTTGAACCAATCAGCAACTCAGACCATTATAGACCAAGGCTTCATTTATCTTACATAAATATTCGATCTAACTTTTAGTTCAGCTTGAGAATGTGTAGCAGTTCTTCTCTGAATCCTTCTTTCTGAGGATAGAATTACTGTCCTTTATATTATTTGGCAGTGAGTTGCACCTAAGCAGTGCCTTTGATGCTTGAATGGGTCTCAAAACAGTGATTATTGGATTTGTACCGCTATGATCCTTGCGATGCTGAACTGCTACAATCTATGTTCTTTGTCTGTAGGGAGAAAGTAGAACGTCCCTTCCGTTGCCTTGACCGTCAATATAGACGGGAGCTTGTTAGGGTATATTTGACTAATGTGGAACAAATTTGTCGCCGTTTCGTGGAAGAGCGACGAGTAAAGCTTGGGAAGTTGATAGAGGATAGAGCGCGGTGGTCAAGGTAGGGTTGtcaatttttcttaattttttggcAATGTTTTGAAGGCTGTTAGTTTCTATAGGGTAGCTTCTATTTTGGTTTGTGCTCTCTGCTGTATCTAGTCTAGCTGGGTTGTTTGTGGCCAATGACTCATGGTTAACGTTTTTATGTTGAAAAAACTGTGTTCCTTCTCATCTCCTTGAGTGAAATGCTTAAGATTTTGATGTCAGTCTTTCATTGGTCACATTTCTCAGCATTTTCACCTAAACTTAGTGACTACTTGTAATGGAATTTCAGCTTCTGTGCTTTTTGGCTCGGCATGGACCAAAATTATAGATGCCGCATGTCCGAGGAGAGATCAGATTCAATTTTGAAAGTGGTTGTCAAGAACTTTTTCATAGAGAAGGAGGTTACTTCTACTCTTGTCATGGACTCCTTGTACAGCGGGCTTAAGTCTCTTGAAGGCCAGATGATGGGCAAGAAAGGTAAGGCAAAATACTCGGATGCAGTAGAACAACTGGTTCCTATTGTCCGTTTGGAGAAAAACATGTTTGTATTGGTGGATGATGTATTGCTATTGCTTGAGAGTGCTGCATTGGAGCCATTGCCTCCAAAGGATGAGAAAGGCCCTCAAAACCGGACAAAGGTGAGTGACAGAATGCCATTGTTGAAATTATAAGCCAAATATATTCTCATGCTTATAGCTCAGATAGGCTCCTTTATGCTATATATAAAGCTCAATAATAAGGATATTCACAATTAGATACATAGAGATGAAGATGATACATGCGTGACAATTTTTCTTCGAAAAAATAAGGAAATTAACACTTGATAAGAATGTTACCCTACAATTCAGTGCAGGTATACGTAAGACGACACTTTTAATGTTCATTGCTATAAGTCTGATTATATTAATTACGCTAGGTAATTGATTAAGGTTTTCTTATTTCTTGCGTGTTCTtggttttgtttgtttgtttgcttatttatttaattatttgtttTCTGTCATAGATTTGTCCCTTTTATTTAGGAGTGTGGCAAAAGTCAAAAGTATGCTTACAATATCATCGTCTGATCGTTGACAAGCATTTGTATGTGGTCCGTGACCTGTTTGGACACATGTTAAGCTGGTGTACTCGGTAGACTTCTGGACTTTTAGTGAAAATATGCTCCTTTGCCGGTGTTAAATACACCTATTAGCTGGTATACAACTAGTAAGTCTGTTTTCGGGGCTATGATGATGTCAGCTGGAATGCTTTTCCATGTTTGGAAATTTCATACTTGAACATTTAATGGCTTTGGGCAAGTGAAGAATTGAACTATACATCTAACGGTTGTGTACTAAAAAGCCTTTTAACTTAGAATCATCTTATTTCCTGATGCACACCCCCTCCCCTCTTTCCCCAGACACACACAAGAACTCAGAAGATCCCTTGGGTGGGTGGGGGGATATCATAGACATTTGTTCTTGTTCTTTATATGTCTATTTTTGGGTAATCATATCTTTTGAGCTATTTGTCAACTTCGTGGCCTGTGTATGCATGCTTGCAATTTATCTTTCTTTTTGGCAGGTAACATTTATGCATTCTGCATTGGCATTTGCTTATTGTACCATTGCCTTTTGTTTCAGGATGGCACTTCTGGAGATGAGTTTAACAAAGATTCAATTGAGCGTGATGAGAGGCGTTTAACTGAATTAGGTCGTCGAACCATTGAGATATTTGTTCTTGCACAGATTTTTAGGTAAACTCTTTAAGTCAATTTTTTGGCATATTTTTGACACGTAATTGTGATAGAATGCATAAGAAATGCTTCGGAACAGAAGTTTCTCTTTGCCCTTGCTATTTAAATGGTTAGAACTTAGAGATTTTCTTGCTTTTTAGTTCACGTGCTTTTTACTGAGGATTTTTTTCTCAGTTCTATTTAGCAATTGCATATTAATTCCGAATTCAGTATATTTTGTGACGTCCTTCAATATATCTCATGCACAACTTATGTATGGTTTGACTCCAGGGTTGGATAAGGTACATTTCCAGCAAATCATATCTTCTCCGTTCGACATTCAATTTCAGATTTGCTCCAAATTAATCCAGACCTTAGTAGCCAGCCCTCATACAATTATCATGTACTTTGCTTCTCTTGAATCTCCTTTCTCAGAACCTAAATGTTTTGCATGTTATATACATGCTAATGCCAACTGATTGGTAGGAAATAAAGGACGCCAACATTTGAAGCTTCATTTCTATATCGTATCAGTTTAAGGGGAAACTCGTATTATGTGACTAGTGCTCAAACATTCGTACAAGCTGGCTATTATGACCTCAATTTAATATCTTACTGATTATTTCTTTCTGTGCTGTGCAATTAGATATACTAACATAAATAGATAACCAGTTGCATCAGTAACTGCATTTTCCTCATCGCGAATAATTAGCAGCAGTTTGTTATCCTTGCAGCTGTTAATGGTTAACGACGACTTTTTCATTTATCTTCTGTAGTAAAATAGAGGTTGCATATCAGGAGGCAGTTGCTTTAAAGAGGCAAGAAGAGCTCATCCGTGAAGAGGAAGCTGCTACTGAAACTGAGCAGAAAGCTAAACGAGCACCTGGAAAGGAAAAAAAGTCCAAGAAAAAGCAGGTATTGTGCTTTATATGATCTGTGTGCAAAGTTTGATTGAAGAGCTATGATATCATAGTAACCGTTGTCAACAATTTATTCTCATGGACCAACAATCAGTTCGTCGGTCTGTCCAACGTGGTCTGGGGTTGTTAAGTGGCATCTCTTTGTTGAACAGTGGAACCTTGGCACTGAGTTTAATTTCTGTTTTTAAGCCATTCATCTGTTAGTAATGGGGTGGAAAATTAGCTACTTAGTAGTAGTTTAGTTCAGAAACAAGCTATGCAGAGATTAAGAATGCCGAGAATTTTTTTTTCAGGCGTTTGGTTCTTTGATATAACAATGGCATAGTTAGGTTAAACTTTAAAATATGGGTTTGTTTTTTAAACTTAATAAAATTGAAATGGTGTTGAACTGTTGATGGGTTTGATGAAAAGATAAAAGGTAGTTTTTGTCTAATCCATGTATTGCTATTCCATGTGATATTAGGTATAAATAGTACACAAATTTGTGTATTAAATTATATCAGGATTAGCTATATAAGATTGAAAATAcaaaccaaacactagataaagcAATACTAAATTTTGTACATCAAATTGGACGAGTGCTTAATGTTATGTAGGATAAGAAACGAGCTTTGGAATTGAATTCTTTTTACGCACGTTGTGTGCACAGAAGCAATCGATTTGGATCTATTTGTCTATGAGCCCGAGCATCTGCCTTAGGTAATTATTGCTTGGAGATCTCGTCTCGGGCTCTCAATATTTGCTACAATTTTGTAGTTTTCGGACGTATTGACAATTGCATATAGTGGCCTCTTACTCCTTGCTTTTGTTTTCTTAGAGTTTTTTAAATAGGTTGACTCGTTGAAAACTGTTTAGTGACAATTAATTGTCAAAGCATGTTGAAATGATGAATGCTATGTAGAATAATTAAATTGTTGGTGAagatcatttcatttcatttcctagGTTTTCCTCGGCCCCTCTTCCAacccaaaaaaggaaaaagaaaactaaaaaaacCGAACGAGAGAGGGAGTGATGTAAAACTGTAATCTATCTCTGCTGAGATGGACTTAAATGTTCTATCCTTTGTGATTTTGTTTCATGGAAGCACGTTATTTGTCAGTTTCCTCTTTTAATGTTCAGAGAGTACAACCTTTCTGCTTTTCGCCTAACGAAGAAAGAGAGTAGTTCAGAGTAGTGTTATCTATGAAGTAGGATCTTTTCATTTCATCATGCTTGCTTTATATGTCAGGCTAAACAGAAGCGGAATAATCAAAAAATAAAGGATAAGGTTATTGATGAAAAATCTGCTGCGGCGGAGCTATATAAGACTGATCAGGATGGACCTATTTGTGATGGAACGTACATGAATGAGGAGCCAGAAGTGGTGCATGAAAGACCAGATGTACTGGAAGCAGTATCGGATGTTTCTGATTCAATAGATTGTGTCCCAGAGGTAATTAATCCCGACTCTGATGACAGAGATGCAAGTCCTGTCAATTGGGATACTGACAGCTCGGAAGTTCATCCTTCCACGGAAACTAGCTGCAGTGGGTTAAGTGACCTTTCAGCAGTGCAAAATGGGTTAGCAGGAAGGAGAAGTCCTTCTGTAATGGATGATAGTTCATCGACATGTTCCACGGACTCAATTCCTTCAGTGGTTTTGAATGGGCCTTGGACGCCTTCGAACCATAAAAAGCAGAAATCACCCAGCAGGTAacctcctttttttctttttgctttgtgtgtgtgggggtgggggtgggattTGTTATTCTAAATATGTTTGAAATGTTTGTTTTATTTAAAATTGTGGTGCTTCAACTTTTCAGAGGGGAAAACCAAAGAAACAAATCAAGTTGTAAAGCAGCCGATTGGGATAGTGAAACACTAAGTCAGCCATTGGATGCTGTTTCGGATGTAGGGCAAAGTGATACGAGTTGCAGGGCGCCTGGATCTGAGTCTCAGTCTACTGTGCTTTTGTCGAGTGAGCAGCGAGACGTGAAGAAGGTTCTTATCTTCCTTGTACCCATTCATTTTCTTCTAGAGAACAGGCTGACCATCATAAAATTCTTTTACCGAGATAGCACCCAATGTTGATGAAAACAATTATTTTTGGTTCTTTTGTCTCCCTCACTTATCTCTCATTACTTCCCATTGCCGTTAGATAACCTTAAATTCCCCTCCGTCATCACGTTTGTTACATGCGTAACTAAAAAAGAAATGCAAGAGAGGAAAAATCTCTTGAAACTGAGTTTCATGGTCTTACTGTTCATGTAAGGAATTACTATTCTCAAAATTCCGGTAAACTGACTTTTTTTTCAAGATGCATATACCTTTCTGATTATGAGTTTATAGGAAATTTCTTTTCTGTAGTGCTGTGTTTCTGTTGGGCTTCCAGTAAGTACCAGTTTCATGCTACTTTCTTACTCTGAGCAGGAAGTAGTAGCTTCGCCACAGAGGAAGCCGAGGAAGGCTGAGACAGAGAGACCTTCCAAGGAGAAGTCAAGTGTCCAGTCTTCTCTCAAAAGCCCTACAAAAGATGCAGCCTCTGCTGTTCAGCAAAAGTCACAGACGAAGACCCCCGTCACGAGAGATCCTATTTTGGTCAAAAAATCTTCTTCAGATGGTCCCAAGCTTTCTGATAAACCAGCTCAGGTGGCTAATTCATCTGAAACTGCTGTCATGTTGAAGGCTGATCCTCATAAAACTGTAGAGCCAAGGGTCAAGGATAAGCCCTTGGTGCAGGCTGCTTGTGTTACAGCTGGGAAAGCCCCGTCTCAACATGTAACAGTCCCTGCTACAACAGAAAATTTCAAATGGCAACAAGTGCCTGTCATGTCCAGACCTTTGAGTGATCCTTTAGTTTCTGGACCTAGGCCTGCTGCCCCGCCTGCCCCTGTTGTTTCTATGGTTCAGACAATGCCATCACTGGCTCGTTCAGTGAGTGCAGCTGGTCGATTGGGTCCTGACCCTTCACCGGCAACTCACAGTTATCTCACTCAGTCGTATCGGAACGCAATTATGGGTAGTCCTGTTTCTGGAACTCCACCTAGTTTTGGTCAACCTCATTCTCCAATTTCAGCAGTTAACTCATCATACTCTCAACAGCCTCCTGTTTCTGGAAGTCCGGCTAGTCTTGGTCAACCTCTTTCTCCAATTTCAGCGGTTAACTCATCACATTCATACTCTCAACAACCTCCAGTGGTTTCTGCGGCGTTATTTTTACCACAGGGCTTGGAAAGAACAGAACCTAGTTCTGTCAGACCAAGCTTTTCATATGGAATGGTGAATAATGGCAGCTTGCAGAATGGACTGCAATGGGACAACAACAGGAGTTTGTCGCAAGATCATCCTTCTGCATCAAATGGAATGGTGAATAATGGCAGCTTGCAGAATGGACTGCAATGGGACAACAACAGGAGTATGTCGCAAGACCATCCTTCTGCATCAAATGGAATGGTGAATAATGGCGTCTTGCAGAATGGACCGCAATGGGACAACAACAGGAGTATGTCGCAAGACCATCCTTCTGCATCAAATGGAATGGTGAATAATTGCGTCTTGCAGAATGGACCGCAATGGGACAACAACAGGAGTATGTCGCAAGACCATACTTCTGCATCAAATGGAATGGTGAATAATGGCGTCTTGCAGAATGGACCGCAATGGGACAACAACAGGAGTATGTCGCAAGATCATCCTTCTGCATCAAATGGAAATAGGAACTTTGACATGTTCAAAGCTGTAAACAGCAGAACACATGATCACCTTCCTGATTCTCTGGCATGCGCGTCAGGACGAGGGCCCCAGAGTGTAGCAGCTGCTGATGAATTTCCTCATCTTGATATAATTAACGACTTACTGAACGATGATCATGGGATTGGAAGGGCTTCTTCTATACCCGACTTAGGCTTTCAAAGTTTTAGCAGTGGGTTGCAGCATCTGAATCATGGGTTTGCTTTCCCAGGCGATATCGGCACGCCAGTTGATCTAGGTCCCTCATCGAGCTCGTGTAGGTTTGAACGATCACGAAGTTATCATGACGTGTTCCAGCATAACTACTCTGGAGGCCTTTATGATAGTGCTAGTGATATGATTATGCAGCAGCCCGATCCGCGACTTATGAACGGGCATCATATCGATGGGTTAGTTCCTAACCAGTGGCAAATGATGGGTTCCGATCCCTCATTTCTTGGAATGAGGAATGGGGCCATTGATGGTAGTCACCCGTATCCCGTCCCAGACTATTCGAACTTGGCGTGTGGTGTAAATGGGTATGGAGTATATAGGCCTTCAAATGGCCTTTGAGAGCTTCTATGGTGGAGCCTAGTCTTGATTATTTTCCCTGTCTTCCTTTGTAATAATGCATTTGAGAGGAGTCTTTTGGTCTTTAAAGGAAACATTTTGTATAGAGTGGTTCTGCTTTGTTTCGAatttttaactttaaaaaaacaTGGCTTTGCTATTGCTCCAGACTGGTATTTGAAGTTTGGCTTTTTCTTATTCCTCAAGTTTGATGTATGCTATTAATCCTGATGCTGTTGTAACCAATAtgatataattttattatatcaTATACTAGGGGTGTTTACGGTTTGGTTAAAAACCGAGCCAAACcgaaaatcaaatcaaaccaactaAATAAACCGATAATTAATTgggtttggtttagtttggttttgaatttttaaaaaccaataatatttgatttggttttggttttactaaaagcAAATCGAACCGAACCAATAACCTTTATACATaatatttataattatatatatacaatatgttgatttttattattatatatatatacaatatgttGAATTTTATAAATgcttttaaataatttatatactttGTAAGAAAATTTTATTTATCTCTAACATACTAATGAACTTTATACCTTTAAAGCCGATTTTACAAAAGAAATCCATGAATTTTAACTCATTTTCAAAGAAACAATTATGAGATTTACCTAGATTCATTTTTTGTATTTCTgataaactttattcacttaaataaaatcataaatcctAAGCATTCTATTCATAATACAAAAAACTATAGCTACCACAATAAAAAGATAATAATGAATTATAAGTTGGAAAAAGTTAAAAAATTCTCTCCTAATTGTaggaaaaaaaaacatgaaaaagaGAAATACTGTGAGTTTTCTTAAAATCGACCCAAACCAAACCAAAATCGACTACAACCAAACCGATGGTTATATATTatatttagtttggtttggttttaaattttttaaaaaccaacttaattggtttggttttggttttaacctaaAACCGACCCATTATACTTCAAGAGCTTTGGCTCAGTGGCGTAGAGACGCAACACATGATGCGTAATTTAGATGCATGTCGTGGATTTCAACCCTGTCGCGAACAAAACCTGCAATTGAAGTTGGGAGGAAGGTAGCAAAAAGATAAAACTTCATTTCTACTTgaagtagggatctagtagctcagttggttggctacctgagctttcaccttattggtgagaGTTCGAATTcccacgttgtaatcccctttccctaccccctatgtaataattctttaaaaaaaaaaaaaaactttcatcaCTATTTATGTATGATTATTTAATTTGAAATCCCATTGTTTTTGAAGTTGGGAGGAAGGTAGCAAAAAGATAAACTTCATTCTACTTTCATCATTAAATACGTATTGTTATTTAACTTGAGATTTTTATCATAAAATTTCGAACCCATAAAGTACAAATCTTGTAGCCGCTTCTACACAACGAGCCACCATTTTGCATGGTCGCATGAAACACTCGCATTTGAGTGTTTACTCCTAGCAAATGTTCGAATACGCAGTTTCTGTAATTTTCTTCTTATCCAACCAGCATTTATATATAACAGTATAACACCACCGAGGGATGTGGAAGGTTGGATGAGATTACTTTCTTCGCTTTTAACGCGACTTGAATCTGGATTAGTTGACTAGCGGGTTTCGAATACTTAAATGTACCGATTCTTGAGTGCACGTTCATGTGACTTTAATTTCTCAAGTAAAGCTCTTCGCATTGCAAGCGCTTATTGTGTCGGCTCGACCAATCGATAAGTGGAGACAGAATAAAGCGTCCATCGTAAAGGCGTTTACTATCCGTTCTTGATTCAACACGCATTCACTGTAGTGTCTTGTAGATACTGCATGCATTTTCTCATGAACCATAATACTACtctctttgtcccaatttatgtgctaTAGTCCGGATTTCGAGCGTTAAACTTCTTTATTTTGATCATCATTcggacatacaatctttaagttttttgaaaaataattgatatatttagaaactacatgaAAGTAGTACTAtcagtcacaataattaacaatctAAAAGGGCATACGAATAAATCGCGGTCAAAGATTTTcttatttgactctcgaaaaacaaaaaatgtcatataaattgggatagGGAGGGAGTCTTATATTTGATTAAATCATCGAAGCATTTATTTCTCTTGAGATTTTTTTCTAATGTTTAGTTCTACACATGTCTTATGGTTATACcctaaagaagaagaaaagaaggaacaacgaCTATGACGAGCCTTGTGTTGCATGCGTTGATTTACTTGGACAAGACTTTGTATGGAACATAAATTTATACACATGACATATGAGTAATATTATTTATTTTCACACATGACACATGCAGCGGAAGGTGGAACAGGAACCTCTAGGCAATGATGTTAAAAGGGTGTTTTCTTGTTTCAACCATTTTCCCATATCCAAGGGCCTTGATGCTTTTGCTAATAATAGAACATTTGGAGTAGAGAAAATGGAaaatatgaatacgaatgtaACAAATGCTTTAAGAAGaaccatgatatatatatatatatatatatatatgtaatattaGTATGAGAATCCCTTTTTTGGAGTTTGGTTTTTGGTGAGGAAGAGAGTTATGAAGGTATAAAGTTTATAGAGGTTGTTGagattatattgggaatgaaaatACAAGGCAGGTTGATGTATTTATAGGCAAATGGATATACTTTAATTAGGGTGTTCAAAGACTAAGTAGGTGTTTGGACATAAAATATGAGATATGTGAAAAAATACTATT
Protein-coding sequences here:
- the LOC132617755 gene encoding TNF receptor-associated factor homolog 1a-like isoform X1 — protein: MASSAYEEAGTARSSEGVSSGQQQCQNSEALAEWRSSEQVENGTPSTSPPYWDCDDDDDGGPKPSELYGKYTWKIDKFSQINKRELRSNAFDVGGYKWYILIYPQGCDVCNHLSLFLCVANHDKLLPGWSHFAQFTIAVVNKDPKKSKYSDTLHRFWKKEHDWGWKKFMELSKVLDGFVDADTLIIKAQVQVIREKVERPFRCLDRQYRRELVRVYLTNVEQICRRFVEERRVKLGKLIEDRARWSSFCAFWLGMDQNYRCRMSEERSDSILKVVVKNFFIEKEVTSTLVMDSLYSGLKSLEGQMMGKKGKAKYSDAVEQLVPIVRLEKNMFVLVDDVLLLLESAALEPLPPKDEKGPQNRTKDGTSGDEFNKDSIERDERRLTELGRRTIEIFVLAQIFSKIEVAYQEAVALKRQEELIREEEAATETEQKAKRAPGKEKKSKKKQAKQKRNNQKIKDKVIDEKSAAAELYKTDQDGPICDGTYMNEEPEVVHERPDVLEAVSDVSDSIDCVPEVINPDSDDRDASPVNWDTDSSEVHPSTETSCSGLSDLSAVQNGLAGRRSPSVMDDSSSTCSTDSIPSVVLNGPWTPSNHKKQKSPSRGENQRNKSSCKAADWDSETLSQPLDAVSDVGQSDTSCRAPGSESQSTVLLSSEQRDVKKEVVASPQRKPRKAETERPSKEKSSVQSSLKSPTKDAASAVQQKSQTKTPVTRDPILVKKSSSDGPKLSDKPAQVANSSETAVMLKADPHKTVEPRVKDKPLVQAACVTAGKAPSQHVTVPATTENFKWQQVPVMSRPLSDPLVSGPRPAAPPAPVVSMVQTMPSLARSVSAAGRLGPDPSPATHSYLTQSYRNAIMGSPVSGTPPSFGQPHSPISAVNSSYSQQPPVSGSPASLGQPLSPISAVNSSHSYSQQPPVVSAALFLPQGLERTEPSSVRPSFSYGMVNNGSLQNGLQWDNNRSLSQDHPSASNGMVNNGSLQNGLQWDNNRSMSQDHPSASNGMVNNGVLQNGPQWDNNRSMSQDHPSASNGMVNNCVLQNGPQWDNNRSMSQDHTSASNGMVNNGVLQNGPQWDNNRSMSQDHPSASNGNRNFDMFKAVNSRTHDHLPDSLACASGRGPQSVAAADEFPHLDIINDLLNDDHGIGRASSIPDLGFQSFSSGLQHLNHGFAFPGDIGTPVDLGPSSSSCRFERSRSYHDVFQHNYSGGLYDSASDMIMQQPDPRLMNGHHIDGLVPNQWQMMGSDPSFLGMRNGAIDGSHPYPVPDYSNLACGVNGYGVYRPSNGL
- the LOC132617755 gene encoding TNF receptor-associated factor homolog 1a-like isoform X2 gives rise to the protein MEVIRAGPKPSELYGKYTWKIDKFSQINKRELRSNAFDVGGYKWYILIYPQGCDVCNHLSLFLCVANHDKLLPGWSHFAQFTIAVVNKDPKKSKYSDTLHRFWKKEHDWGWKKFMELSKVLDGFVDADTLIIKAQVQVIREKVERPFRCLDRQYRRELVRVYLTNVEQICRRFVEERRVKLGKLIEDRARWSSFCAFWLGMDQNYRCRMSEERSDSILKVVVKNFFIEKEVTSTLVMDSLYSGLKSLEGQMMGKKGKAKYSDAVEQLVPIVRLEKNMFVLVDDVLLLLESAALEPLPPKDEKGPQNRTKDGTSGDEFNKDSIERDERRLTELGRRTIEIFVLAQIFSKIEVAYQEAVALKRQEELIREEEAATETEQKAKRAPGKEKKSKKKQAKQKRNNQKIKDKVIDEKSAAAELYKTDQDGPICDGTYMNEEPEVVHERPDVLEAVSDVSDSIDCVPEVINPDSDDRDASPVNWDTDSSEVHPSTETSCSGLSDLSAVQNGLAGRRSPSVMDDSSSTCSTDSIPSVVLNGPWTPSNHKKQKSPSRGENQRNKSSCKAADWDSETLSQPLDAVSDVGQSDTSCRAPGSESQSTVLLSSEQRDVKKEVVASPQRKPRKAETERPSKEKSSVQSSLKSPTKDAASAVQQKSQTKTPVTRDPILVKKSSSDGPKLSDKPAQVANSSETAVMLKADPHKTVEPRVKDKPLVQAACVTAGKAPSQHVTVPATTENFKWQQVPVMSRPLSDPLVSGPRPAAPPAPVVSMVQTMPSLARSVSAAGRLGPDPSPATHSYLTQSYRNAIMGSPVSGTPPSFGQPHSPISAVNSSYSQQPPVSGSPASLGQPLSPISAVNSSHSYSQQPPVVSAALFLPQGLERTEPSSVRPSFSYGMVNNGSLQNGLQWDNNRSLSQDHPSASNGMVNNGSLQNGLQWDNNRSMSQDHPSASNGMVNNGVLQNGPQWDNNRSMSQDHPSASNGMVNNCVLQNGPQWDNNRSMSQDHTSASNGMVNNGVLQNGPQWDNNRSMSQDHPSASNGNRNFDMFKAVNSRTHDHLPDSLACASGRGPQSVAAADEFPHLDIINDLLNDDHGIGRASSIPDLGFQSFSSGLQHLNHGFAFPGDIGTPVDLGPSSSSCRFERSRSYHDVFQHNYSGGLYDSASDMIMQQPDPRLMNGHHIDGLVPNQWQMMGSDPSFLGMRNGAIDGSHPYPVPDYSNLACGVNGYGVYRPSNGL